In one window of Nodosilinea sp. PGN35 DNA:
- a CDS encoding glutathione S-transferase family protein: protein MLTFYHTPLSINSRRVWVALLEKALPFEATVLDLGGDQFKPEFLGLNPFHHIPVLVDDGLTVIESFAILDYLEAKYPTHSLLATTPKAVATQRMVQMVTVNELVPAINPLTKKMMGFGQETEEAIAQAKQKAAVVLKFYADKLADQPFFCGEQLTLADVVAGTFAPWFEQLGLPMADYPTLQAWTQRLMERPAWQTTQPTAQDLAALRDRMQQRMAAQGQ, encoded by the coding sequence ATGCTGACCTTTTACCATACCCCGCTGTCGATTAACTCCCGCCGGGTCTGGGTGGCGCTGCTCGAGAAAGCTCTCCCCTTCGAGGCCACTGTGCTGGATTTGGGTGGTGATCAGTTCAAGCCTGAATTTTTGGGTCTCAACCCCTTTCACCACATTCCGGTGCTGGTGGACGACGGCTTGACGGTGATCGAATCCTTCGCCATTTTGGACTATCTGGAGGCCAAGTACCCCACCCATTCTCTGCTGGCCACCACCCCAAAAGCCGTCGCTACCCAGCGCATGGTGCAGATGGTGACGGTGAATGAGCTGGTGCCTGCGATCAATCCACTCACCAAAAAGATGATGGGCTTTGGCCAGGAGACGGAGGAGGCGATCGCCCAGGCCAAGCAAAAGGCGGCAGTCGTGCTCAAATTCTACGCCGACAAGCTGGCGGATCAGCCCTTTTTCTGCGGCGAGCAGCTCACCCTGGCGGATGTGGTAGCAGGCACCTTCGCCCCCTGGTTTGAGCAGCTGGGCCTGCCCATGGCCGACTACCCCACCCTGCAAGCCTGGACCCAACGCCTGATGGAGCGCCCCGCTTGGCAGACCACCCAACCCACAGCGCAGGATCTGGCAGCGTTGCGCGATCGCATGCAGCAGCGCATGGCCGCCCAGGGGCAGTAG
- a CDS encoding SRPBCC family protein: MGEWLDHSVLVDVDVPVESSWNLWSDLEQMPRWMKWIDSVKISDADPDISEWKLASRGLEFTWRSKITNLVPHQIIQWEAIDGLPNRGAIRFYGKDGQSTVKLTVSYSVPAVIKWMDGLFLGRLVEATLQDDLNRFRDYALADKHSPST, encoded by the coding sequence ATGGGTGAATGGCTCGATCACAGCGTTTTGGTAGATGTCGATGTGCCGGTAGAGTCCTCCTGGAATCTGTGGTCTGACCTGGAGCAAATGCCCCGCTGGATGAAATGGATTGACTCTGTAAAAATTTCCGATGCTGACCCCGACATCTCTGAGTGGAAGCTGGCTTCTCGGGGGCTAGAGTTTACCTGGCGCTCAAAAATTACCAACCTGGTGCCCCACCAAATTATTCAGTGGGAGGCGATCGACGGCCTGCCCAACCGGGGGGCAATTCGCTTTTACGGCAAAGATGGCCAGTCTACCGTTAAGCTCACTGTCTCCTACTCGGTGCCCGCCGTCATCAAATGGATGGACGGGTTGTTCTTGGGTCGGCTGGTGGAAGCCACGCTGCAAGACGACCTCAACCGCTTTCGCGACTACGCCCTGGCGGACAAACATTCCCCCTCGACCTAG
- a CDS encoding HAD family hydrolase translates to MQIDGVILDIDGTLVLSNDAHAQSWVESFARHGYEVPYDRVRSLMGMGGDQLMPKLIPELSEESDPGKTIASERKRLVLDEYVSQIKAAGGARALVQKLLEAGLHVVIATSASPEELEVMLKIAEVDDLLHETTTSADAENSKPAPDIVEAAVKKAQLAPDRLVMLADTPYDIEAAGKAGVQVIAVRCGGFSDQELAGAIAIYDDPADLLNHYDRSPLGQSPNPDSKL, encoded by the coding sequence ATGCAAATCGATGGCGTCATTTTAGACATTGACGGAACCCTGGTTTTGAGTAACGACGCCCACGCCCAGTCCTGGGTTGAGTCCTTCGCCCGCCACGGCTACGAGGTGCCCTACGACCGGGTGCGATCGCTGATGGGGATGGGGGGCGATCAGTTGATGCCCAAGCTAATTCCCGAACTCAGTGAGGAATCAGACCCCGGCAAGACCATCGCCAGCGAACGAAAGCGCCTGGTATTAGATGAGTATGTGTCCCAGATTAAGGCTGCCGGGGGTGCACGGGCGCTAGTGCAAAAGCTGCTGGAGGCGGGCCTGCACGTGGTAATCGCGACCTCCGCCAGCCCTGAAGAACTGGAGGTGATGCTCAAAATCGCTGAGGTGGACGATCTGCTGCACGAAACCACCACCTCCGCCGATGCCGAAAATTCTAAACCCGCCCCCGATATTGTCGAAGCCGCCGTCAAAAAGGCGCAGCTCGCCCCCGATCGCCTGGTGATGCTGGCCGATACCCCCTACGACATCGAGGCGGCGGGCAAGGCCGGGGTGCAGGTGATTGCCGTGCGCTGCGGCGGCTTTAGCGATCAGGAGCTAGCGGGGGCGATCGCCATCTACGACGACCCCGCCGACCTGCTAAACCACTACGATCGCTCTCCCCTGGGCCAGTCCCCAAACCCTGACAGTAAACTGTAG
- the coaE gene encoding dephospho-CoA kinase (Dephospho-CoA kinase (CoaE) performs the final step in coenzyme A biosynthesis.), which translates to MGQRIIGLTGGIATGKSTVSEYLARQYHLPVLDADVYARQAVEPGSAVLGAIAARYGPALLHPDGTLNRGALGEIVFNQPAEKAWLEQQIHPVVRQHFAAAMAKLSEAAIVVQVIPLLFEANLTDQVSEIWVVTCPPERQRQRLMARNGLTAEQATARIQSQMPLAEKVHRADVVIDNTADRPALFRRVDQALQQISEGS; encoded by the coding sequence ATGGGCCAGCGCATTATCGGGCTGACCGGGGGCATTGCCACCGGCAAATCCACCGTCTCGGAGTACCTGGCGCGGCAGTACCACCTGCCGGTACTGGATGCCGATGTGTACGCCCGGCAGGCGGTGGAGCCGGGGTCGGCGGTGCTGGGGGCGATCGCCGCCCGCTACGGCCCCGCCCTACTGCACCCCGACGGCACCCTAAACCGGGGAGCCCTGGGGGAAATTGTCTTTAACCAGCCCGCCGAAAAAGCCTGGCTAGAGCAGCAGATTCACCCGGTGGTGCGCCAGCACTTTGCGGCAGCCATGGCGAAATTGAGCGAGGCTGCGATCGTGGTTCAGGTCATTCCCCTGCTGTTTGAGGCCAATTTAACTGACCAGGTGAGCGAAATCTGGGTGGTGACCTGCCCCCCGGAGCGCCAGCGCCAGCGCCTGATGGCGCGCAATGGCCTGACCGCTGAGCAGGCCACCGCCCGCATACAGAGCCAGATGCCCCTGGCGGAAAAAGTTCACCGGGCCGATGTGGTGATCGACAACACCGCTGACCGGCCCGCCCTATTCCGCCGAGTCGATCAGGCGCTGCAGCAGATCTCCGAGGGCAGCTGA
- the cobA gene encoding uroporphyrinogen-III C-methyltransferase, whose translation MTQPGIIHIVGAGPGAIDYLTVRGRALVQRAECLVYDALVDAGLLDLLPEGCDRIDVGKRGGQPSPAQSEITQLLVKLSLEGRQVVRLKSGDPFIFGRTAAEVQALREAGCPVEVVPGLSSALAAPLLAGIPLTDPVWSHGFGVFTAHDPDLLDWPTLARLKTLVLLMGSRHLEEIVHRLRQNGCRGDMPVAIIRWGGHPQQQVWEGTLLTIAQVTRGETLSPCVMVFGEVVRLRRYLGASGGGNPKSKIQNPKFSANPPRPLPGGDAAAPPLTTPHPLPLTQTTILITRAAEQSSAFADLLTAQGATVVDLPALEMRSPSSWAGLDGAIAALPTFSWLMLSSANAVNFFIDRLLEQGKDLRALGGLKIAVVGRKTAAVLRRRGLVPDFIPPDFVADSLVEHFPEAVAGQRLLFPRVESGGREVLVQEFTAAGAEVVEVAAYESGCPEFPDAAALAALKEGRVDVITFASSKTVVHTAQLLEQGLGTGWREVLNGVAIASIGPKTSDSCREILGRVDIEPAEYTLDGLTEAIALWASALSG comes from the coding sequence ATGACTCAGCCAGGGATCATTCATATCGTAGGGGCGGGGCCGGGGGCGATCGACTACCTCACCGTGCGGGGGCGCGCCCTGGTGCAGCGGGCCGAGTGCCTGGTGTACGACGCCCTGGTGGATGCGGGGTTATTAGACCTGCTGCCGGAGGGGTGCGATCGCATCGACGTGGGCAAGCGCGGCGGCCAGCCCAGCCCGGCCCAGAGCGAGATCACCCAGCTGTTGGTGAAACTATCCCTCGAAGGACGTCAGGTGGTGCGGCTCAAAAGCGGCGACCCCTTTATCTTTGGCCGCACCGCTGCCGAAGTGCAGGCCCTGCGCGAGGCGGGCTGTCCGGTGGAAGTGGTGCCTGGCCTCTCCTCGGCCCTCGCCGCCCCCCTGCTGGCGGGCATTCCCCTCACCGACCCGGTGTGGAGCCACGGCTTTGGCGTCTTTACCGCCCACGACCCAGATCTGCTCGACTGGCCCACCCTGGCCCGCCTCAAAACCCTGGTGCTGCTGATGGGCAGCCGCCACCTCGAAGAGATCGTTCACCGCCTGCGCCAAAACGGCTGCCGGGGCGACATGCCCGTGGCGATCATTCGCTGGGGCGGCCACCCCCAGCAGCAGGTGTGGGAGGGCACTCTGCTCACCATTGCCCAGGTGACACGCGGCGAAACCCTCTCCCCCTGCGTGATGGTGTTTGGGGAAGTCGTACGCCTGCGGCGGTATTTGGGAGCGTCTGGAGGGGGCAATCCAAAATCCAAAATCCAAAATCCAAAATTCTCTGCAAACCCACCCCGGCCCCTCCCAGGAGGGGATGCGGCGGCCCCTCCCCTCACCACCCCCCACCCCCTACCCCTCACCCAAACGACCATCCTCATCACCCGCGCCGCCGAACAGTCCAGCGCCTTCGCCGATCTGCTCACCGCCCAGGGAGCGACGGTGGTTGACTTACCGGCGCTGGAAATGCGATCGCCCTCGAGCTGGGCCGGGCTGGATGGGGCGATCGCCGCTCTGCCCACCTTCTCCTGGCTGATGCTCTCCTCGGCCAATGCGGTGAACTTCTTCATCGATCGCCTGCTGGAGCAGGGAAAGGATCTGCGTGCCCTGGGTGGGCTCAAGATTGCCGTGGTGGGTCGCAAAACGGCGGCGGTGCTGAGAAGGCGGGGGCTGGTGCCCGACTTCATTCCCCCCGACTTTGTGGCCGATTCTCTGGTGGAGCATTTTCCTGAAGCGGTGGCGGGGCAGCGGCTGCTGTTCCCCAGGGTGGAGAGCGGCGGTCGGGAGGTGCTGGTGCAGGAGTTCACCGCCGCCGGGGCCGAGGTGGTGGAGGTGGCGGCCTACGAGTCGGGCTGTCCAGAATTCCCCGATGCCGCTGCCCTGGCGGCGCTGAAAGAGGGCCGGGTGGATGTGATCACCTTTGCCAGCTCGAAAACTGTGGTGCACACAGCGCAGCTGTTGGAGCAGGGGTTGGGGACGGGCTGGCGCGAGGTGCTAAATGGCGTGGCGATCGCCTCCATTGGCCCCAAGACCTCCGACAGCTGCCGCGAGATTTTGGGCCGGGTCGATATAGAGCCAGCGGAATACACGCTGGATGGACTGACGGAGGCGATCGCCCTATGGGCCAGCGCATTATCGGGCTGA
- a CDS encoding DNA methyltransferase — MGLAAEQPPTPALAEGFNQSWQVLTEALGTLPGGQRRHYAALLLTRLIAVAALQQRGYLSGDEWYLHNQFGQSQQRELDGFFSQVLQPLCQQGFTLPAEERPPALHQRFGPLPFVPTGPFRFTGLDQRWGHMRLPDAAFEPALHWLADLAAAAPAGLDASLGMLLEQVVNGHDGAAMALPSPLLGALCDRTLHATLLDRAEAIIGRRHGSTAQLLHDISPAEAGTLLGELGQLTLLDPACGSGRLLVAALHQLMDLAQGLRAIAAQPPAPTVPDWAQLSPHNPTLGLYHHLATHVLYGLDLWPPAVELARLRLWLVGVQYTNHPNDLTTLPDLTLTVLQGNALVGLVRVDDERFDQVSSRRGAKAKDPEPVPLQGNLLQPLLADSYQSVLAERQVRLEHYRSQTQLLAEVGSVPAYAQADFLRDRLDELNAVAQSKLTHLLWSEGSQQLGLRVSDPAGDRPTRPLSQADVDGAQPFHWGFYFHQRLRDQGGFDIVLSHFPRGAVEATQDGFVERYATLFEQKNVAPSTFLHNRQSVLTIDPDLTQAWAEYRGQFTWLSHYLRRSDQYPHSSSGPDGQNQGRLFWSRLFLERSLQLLRPGGRCGVLLDPFWAQGNSAPLRHWLLRQTNLATVLDLSNHQKLWPELPARTTLCALWLRHQGPTQGSPYIAYARPDNALDSAALGDLLQRLIDSAE; from the coding sequence ATGGGCCTCGCGGCAGAACAGCCACCTACCCCGGCTCTAGCAGAGGGTTTTAACCAGAGCTGGCAGGTGTTGACCGAGGCTTTGGGAACGCTGCCAGGGGGGCAGCGTCGCCACTATGCCGCCCTGCTGCTCACCCGCCTGATTGCCGTGGCGGCCCTGCAACAGCGGGGCTACCTCAGCGGTGACGAGTGGTACTTGCACAACCAGTTTGGCCAGAGTCAGCAGCGCGAGCTGGATGGGTTCTTTTCGCAGGTGCTGCAACCCCTGTGCCAGCAGGGCTTTACGCTGCCCGCCGAAGAACGCCCCCCGGCGCTGCACCAGCGGTTTGGGCCGCTGCCCTTTGTGCCCACGGGGCCGTTTCGCTTTACAGGACTAGATCAGCGCTGGGGCCACATGCGTCTGCCCGATGCCGCCTTTGAGCCCGCCCTCCACTGGCTGGCCGACCTGGCGGCGGCAGCTCCCGCCGGGCTAGACGCGAGTCTGGGCATGCTGCTTGAGCAGGTGGTCAACGGCCACGATGGGGCGGCGATGGCGTTGCCATCGCCGCTGCTGGGGGCGCTGTGCGATCGCACCCTCCACGCCACCCTGCTCGACCGCGCCGAGGCCATCATCGGGCGTCGCCATGGCTCGACCGCTCAGCTACTGCACGATATTTCCCCTGCCGAGGCCGGTACGCTGCTGGGCGAACTGGGCCAGCTCACCCTGCTCGACCCGGCCTGTGGTTCGGGCCGTTTGCTAGTGGCGGCGCTGCACCAGCTGATGGACTTGGCCCAGGGGCTGCGGGCGATCGCCGCCCAACCCCCAGCCCCAACCGTCCCCGACTGGGCCCAGCTGTCCCCCCACAATCCCACCCTGGGGCTCTATCACCACCTGGCCACCCACGTGCTCTACGGCCTCGACCTGTGGCCCCCGGCGGTGGAGCTGGCCCGCCTGCGGCTGTGGCTAGTGGGCGTGCAGTACACCAACCACCCCAACGACCTCACCACCCTGCCTGACCTCACCCTGACCGTGCTTCAGGGCAATGCCCTGGTGGGTTTGGTGCGGGTTGACGATGAGCGGTTTGACCAGGTGTCGTCCCGACGCGGCGCAAAAGCTAAGGATCCAGAGCCCGTACCGCTCCAGGGCAATCTACTGCAACCGCTGCTGGCCGACAGCTACCAGTCGGTGCTGGCCGAGCGCCAGGTGCGGCTGGAGCACTACCGCAGTCAGACCCAGCTCTTAGCTGAGGTGGGCAGCGTGCCCGCCTACGCCCAGGCTGACTTTCTGCGCGATCGTCTCGACGAACTCAACGCCGTAGCCCAAAGCAAGCTCACCCACCTGCTGTGGAGCGAGGGCAGCCAGCAGCTGGGCCTGCGGGTGAGCGATCCGGCGGGCGATCGCCCCACCCGCCCCCTCAGCCAGGCCGATGTCGATGGGGCCCAGCCCTTCCACTGGGGGTTTTATTTCCACCAGCGGCTGCGCGACCAGGGGGGCTTTGACATCGTGCTCAGCCACTTTCCGCGTGGGGCCGTAGAGGCGACCCAGGACGGTTTTGTAGAGCGCTATGCCACCCTGTTTGAGCAAAAAAACGTCGCCCCTTCCACTTTTTTGCACAACCGTCAGTCGGTGCTCACCATCGACCCCGACCTCACCCAGGCCTGGGCCGAGTACCGGGGCCAGTTCACCTGGCTGAGCCACTACCTGCGCCGCTCAGACCAGTATCCCCACAGCAGCTCCGGGCCTGATGGCCAAAACCAGGGACGGCTGTTTTGGTCGCGATTGTTCTTGGAACGCAGCCTGCAACTCCTGCGGCCCGGCGGTCGCTGCGGGGTGCTGCTCGACCCCTTTTGGGCGCAGGGCAACAGCGCTCCCCTGCGCCACTGGCTCCTACGCCAAACCAATTTGGCCACCGTGCTCGACCTGTCAAACCATCAAAAGCTGTGGCCCGAGCTGCCTGCGCGAACAACCCTCTGTGCGCTGTGGCTGCGGCACCAGGGGCCAACCCAGGGCAGCCCCTATATCGCCTACGCCAGGCCCGACAATGCCCTTGACTCAGCTGCCCTCGGAGATCTGCTGCAGCGCCTGATCGACTCGGCGGAATAG
- a CDS encoding class I SAM-dependent methyltransferase, with product MPTNVLPLHTLNPVGRFSDRAEDYARYRPSYPTAAIAAILADLGDPRSLVVADIGAGTGISSRLLGDCGPRVIAVEPNRAMREAAAPHPQVSFQPGTAEQTGLGTESVHVVACCQAFHWFNAPLALAEFSRILPLGGRVALLWNDWDLDDPSTGAYYQIIQAVAIRAIDHRNHTQSLNAIHERSEFSRVRHLNFSYGQTLALSEVVGRSLSSSYMPKQGRAHLQFLDTIAAWHRAWAASDGTVTLKYVTNLYLSEKIEPELADG from the coding sequence ATGCCTACAAATGTCTTACCCCTCCACACCCTCAACCCTGTGGGGCGTTTCTCTGACCGGGCGGAGGACTACGCCCGCTATCGGCCCAGCTATCCAACGGCGGCGATCGCCGCGATTTTGGCCGATCTGGGCGACCCGCGATCGCTGGTGGTGGCCGACATTGGGGCGGGCACAGGCATTTCGAGTCGGCTGCTGGGCGACTGCGGCCCCAGGGTAATCGCCGTTGAGCCCAACCGGGCCATGCGCGAGGCGGCGGCACCCCACCCCCAGGTGAGTTTTCAGCCGGGCACCGCCGAGCAGACCGGCCTGGGAACTGAGTCGGTGCACGTAGTTGCCTGTTGCCAGGCCTTCCACTGGTTCAACGCGCCGCTGGCGCTGGCGGAGTTTAGCCGCATTTTGCCCCTGGGGGGGCGCGTCGCCCTGCTCTGGAACGACTGGGATTTGGACGACCCCAGCACGGGGGCCTACTACCAAATCATTCAGGCGGTGGCGATTCGCGCCATTGACCACCGCAACCACACCCAGTCGCTCAACGCCATTCACGAGCGGTCTGAGTTTTCGCGGGTGCGGCACCTGAACTTTAGCTATGGTCAAACCCTGGCGCTGTCTGAGGTGGTGGGGCGATCGCTCAGCTCCTCCTACATGCCCAAGCAGGGGCGAGCCCACCTGCAATTTTTAGACACCATCGCCGCCTGGCATCGGGCCTGGGCGGCGAGCGACGGCACGGTGACGCTGAAGTACGTCACCAACCTCTACCTGAGCGAAAAAATTGAGCCTGAGCTGGCTGACGGGTAG
- a CDS encoding phospholipid carrier-dependent glycosyltransferase has protein sequence MRRVPCWGWLLGLGAIALSLRLTGLGRIHGLVFDEVYYVPFALGYLQGTPSFDAHPPLAKYLIALGIWLGQWPAAGLGWPSVEVGGTLVSPLAFRWLNAVVGATIPMLLATLAWELGGIHDRPRGDRLSITVEDPPESPSKRGTLKQLITPLFKGGRGDLLPLRQHRFALLAGLLMTMEGLTLVESRLALINIYGLALGLLGQWAWVRAAHARQPSRWRWLAGIALGAAINVKWNWAGFWLGLLLWDLVAPGQNPKPKIQNSKRLIDLGLVPLTTYLLLWLPHLALTGDSLVGVHRQLWVAHQAIGAGAGHDYCSPWHSWPLMVRPVAYFYERAGQGATATATTIHAMGNPVLWWLGTAAVLALGLGWLSRQISGESSWPNTQTSAVAPFILINYLTNWLPWALVSRCTFLYHAMAMAAVSTLGLAWLMAQWWENSRDRPLGLVLLGAIALSFWFWLPLYLGMPLSLESLHRRWLLPGWI, from the coding sequence GTGCGTCGAGTGCCGTGCTGGGGCTGGCTGCTGGGGCTGGGGGCGATTGCCCTCAGCCTGCGTCTGACGGGCCTGGGCCGCATCCACGGGCTGGTCTTCGACGAGGTCTACTACGTCCCCTTTGCCCTCGGTTATCTCCAGGGAACGCCCAGCTTCGACGCCCACCCGCCTTTGGCCAAATACCTGATCGCCCTGGGCATCTGGCTGGGGCAGTGGCCCGCCGCTGGGCTGGGCTGGCCCTCGGTAGAGGTAGGGGGCACTCTAGTCAGTCCCCTCGCCTTTCGCTGGCTAAATGCGGTGGTAGGAGCCACAATCCCCATGCTCCTCGCGACTTTAGCCTGGGAGTTGGGAGGTATACACGACAGGCCCAGGGGCGATCGGTTGTCGATCACAGTTGAGGATCCCCCTGAATCCCCCTCAAAAAGGGGGACTTTGAAGCAACTCATTACCCCCCTTTTCAAGGGGGGCAGGGGGGATCTTCTCCCTCTACGTCAGCACCGATTCGCCCTGCTAGCCGGATTGCTGATGACCATGGAAGGGCTGACTCTAGTAGAGTCGCGCCTAGCGCTGATCAATATCTATGGGCTGGCGCTGGGGTTACTGGGCCAGTGGGCCTGGGTCAGGGCGGCTCACGCCCGGCAGCCCTCTCGCTGGCGCTGGCTGGCCGGGATCGCCCTGGGAGCGGCTATCAACGTGAAGTGGAACTGGGCCGGGTTCTGGCTGGGGCTACTGCTGTGGGACTTGGTAGCCCCAGGCCAAAATCCAAAACCCAAAATCCAAAATTCTAAGCGCTTGATTGATCTCGGTTTGGTACCCCTGACCACCTACCTGCTGCTGTGGCTGCCCCACCTGGCGCTGACGGGGGACTCGCTGGTGGGTGTTCACCGGCAGCTCTGGGTGGCTCACCAGGCCATTGGCGCGGGGGCGGGCCACGACTACTGCTCGCCCTGGCACAGCTGGCCGCTGATGGTGCGCCCGGTGGCCTACTTCTACGAACGCGCTGGCCAAGGAGCTACGGCTACCGCAACCACCATCCACGCTATGGGCAACCCGGTGCTGTGGTGGCTGGGCACGGCGGCGGTGCTGGCCCTGGGGCTGGGCTGGCTGAGCCGACAAATTTCTGGGGAAAGCTCCTGGCCTAACACCCAGACCAGTGCCGTAGCGCCGTTCATCTTAATTAACTACCTCACCAACTGGCTGCCCTGGGCGCTGGTGAGTCGCTGCACGTTTCTGTACCACGCCATGGCCATGGCGGCGGTGAGCACCCTGGGGCTGGCCTGGCTGATGGCCCAGTGGTGGGAAAATTCCCGCGATCGCCCCCTGGGGCTGGTGCTGCTGGGGGCGATCGCCCTCAGCTTTTGGTTCTGGCTCCCCCTCTACCTGGGTATGCCCCTCTCGCTAGAATCGCTCCACCGCCGCTGGCTGCTGCCGGGGTGGATTTAG
- a CDS encoding class I SAM-dependent methyltransferase, with product MTTTKLKPDWAGDDFLSRLVNRAIQTPALYSLMKRQARQVLIKTAEKNGVPWRQTCLDLDTPEMRQRLAELTNPAVVYPDYYQVPFHAYSEGNLCWQAAFEAAPATYAMALRIWPQEDLSWQEAQARLRQSFLAVLDQHGPAQVTDILDLGCSVGISTLSLHRHYAPKNPVRTVGLDLSPYMLAVAQSQDSRGEIAQWVHAAAETTGFAAASFDLVTMQFVTHELPRTATQAIFAEARRLLRPGGALAIVDNNPQSPVIQALPPVLFTLMKSTEPWSDDYYTFDLEAALVEAGFEPPVTVPTDPRHRTLVARRGG from the coding sequence ATGACCACGACCAAGCTCAAGCCCGACTGGGCCGGGGATGACTTCCTCTCTCGCCTCGTCAACCGCGCCATTCAAACCCCGGCCCTCTACAGCCTGATGAAGCGCCAGGCCCGCCAGGTGCTGATTAAAACCGCCGAAAAAAACGGCGTCCCCTGGCGGCAGACCTGCCTCGATCTTGACACCCCTGAGATGCGCCAGCGACTGGCGGAGCTCACCAACCCTGCCGTGGTCTACCCCGACTACTACCAGGTGCCCTTCCACGCCTACAGCGAGGGCAACCTGTGCTGGCAGGCCGCCTTTGAGGCCGCCCCCGCCACCTATGCCATGGCCCTGCGCATCTGGCCCCAGGAAGACCTGTCCTGGCAGGAGGCCCAAGCCCGGCTGCGCCAGAGCTTTTTGGCCGTGCTTGACCAGCACGGCCCGGCCCAGGTGACAGACATTCTAGACCTGGGCTGCTCGGTGGGCATCTCCACCCTGAGCCTGCACCGCCACTACGCCCCAAAGAATCCGGTGCGCACCGTGGGCCTCGACCTGTCGCCCTACATGCTGGCGGTGGCCCAGTCCCAGGACAGTCGGGGGGAAATTGCCCAGTGGGTGCACGCAGCGGCAGAGACCACCGGCTTTGCCGCTGCGTCGTTTGACCTGGTGACCATGCAGTTTGTCACCCACGAACTGCCCCGCACCGCCACCCAGGCCATTTTTGCTGAAGCCCGGCGGCTGCTGCGACCCGGCGGTGCCCTGGCGATCGTCGATAACAATCCCCAGTCGCCCGTAATCCAGGCGTTGCCGCCCGTTCTCTTTACCCTGATGAAAAGCACCGAGCCCTGGAGCGATGACTACTACACCTTTGATCTAGAAGCCGCCCTGGTCGAGGCGGGGTTTGAACCGCCCGTGACGGTGCCCACCGACCCGCGCCATCGGACGCTGGTGGCGCGGAGGGGAGGGTGA